The following proteins are co-located in the Sporolactobacillus pectinivorans genome:
- the fliG gene encoding flagellar motor switch protein FliG, translated as MNGKQKAATLMIALGTEVSANVFKHLTEQEIEDLTLEISNARKVDSDMQKQVIEEFYQTAMAQEYISQGGIGYAKQILEKALGTEQANDVIQRLTSTLQVRPFDFMRKSDPQQILNFIQNEHPQTIALILSYLDPDQAATVLSALPVEVQADIAKRIAQMDRTSPEIISQVEHVLEKKVSSSSVNQDYTQTGGIASIVNVLNGVDRTTERNILDQLGEQDPDLAEEIKKRMFVFEDIVILDDRAIQRVIRESENEDLILAMRTASDEVKDLLFHNMSERMAVSFKEEMEYMGPVRLHDVEEAQTRIVNTIRKLEDAGEIVIARGKGDDVIV; from the coding sequence ATGAATGGCAAACAGAAAGCGGCCACTCTGATGATCGCACTGGGTACCGAAGTATCGGCAAATGTTTTTAAACACCTGACAGAACAGGAAATAGAAGATCTCACTCTGGAAATATCGAATGCACGCAAGGTAGATTCGGATATGCAGAAACAAGTGATTGAAGAATTTTATCAGACGGCTATGGCTCAGGAATACATATCTCAGGGTGGAATCGGGTACGCCAAACAAATTTTGGAGAAAGCTCTGGGCACGGAGCAGGCTAATGACGTCATTCAAAGACTTACTTCCACACTGCAGGTGAGACCTTTTGATTTTATGAGGAAAAGTGATCCGCAGCAAATACTGAATTTTATTCAAAATGAGCATCCGCAGACGATTGCTCTGATTCTTTCATACCTTGACCCCGACCAGGCGGCAACGGTACTCTCAGCACTTCCCGTTGAGGTTCAGGCGGATATCGCTAAGAGGATTGCGCAGATGGATCGGACTTCTCCTGAGATTATTTCGCAGGTTGAACATGTTCTGGAAAAGAAAGTGTCCAGTTCATCAGTAAATCAGGATTACACGCAAACCGGAGGCATTGCGTCGATTGTCAATGTACTGAATGGTGTAGATCGAACAACTGAGCGTAATATTCTTGATCAGCTTGGAGAGCAGGATCCGGATCTGGCTGAAGAGATCAAAAAAAGGATGTTCGTTTTTGAAGATATCGTCATATTGGATGATCGGGCCATTCAGCGCGTCATTCGTGAAAGTGAGAACGAAGACCTGATCCTCGCCATGCGTACAGCCAGTGATGAAGTAAAGGATCTTCTCTTTCATAATATGTCCGAACGGATGGCTGTCAGCTTTAAAGAAGAAATGGAATACATGGGACCCGTTCGGCTGCATGATGTCGAAGAGGCGCAGACACGCATCGTCAATACGATTCGGAAACTGGAAGATGCGGGAGAAATCGTTATCGCAAGAGGAAAGGGGGACGATGTGATTGTCTAA
- the fliH gene encoding flagellar assembly protein FliH: protein MSNIIKSPESSKNKKTVRLSVVVDPSLDALNSKMDLKSIEQTLEEKVNQAKMQAADILKNAELKSRETESALKKMEAEARQKQAEAYEDNKKTGFESGYKQGAAEGRKSYMAKIAEANQLIDQAKKEYLNKVSMAEPDILKLSMAVAEKIIGASIALDEDKWSTLVTQAVREVRDQKSIKIIVPPVHFGTLDLHKEELDDLAQDASVSIYADGDLSENDCVIETEFGRIDAGIDSQLSVIKGKLKELMEENA, encoded by the coding sequence TTGTCTAACATCATCAAATCCCCGGAATCCAGCAAGAATAAAAAAACTGTCCGGCTCTCAGTTGTTGTCGATCCGTCTCTTGATGCTCTGAACAGCAAAATGGATTTAAAATCAATTGAACAGACCCTTGAAGAGAAAGTAAATCAGGCTAAAATGCAAGCTGCTGATATCTTGAAAAATGCGGAACTGAAGAGCAGGGAAACAGAGTCAGCGCTGAAAAAAATGGAAGCGGAGGCCAGACAGAAACAGGCCGAGGCCTATGAGGACAATAAAAAAACGGGATTTGAATCGGGTTACAAGCAAGGCGCCGCAGAGGGCAGAAAGTCCTATATGGCTAAGATAGCAGAGGCAAATCAGTTGATTGATCAGGCCAAAAAGGAATATCTGAATAAGGTTTCCATGGCGGAGCCTGACATTCTTAAGCTTTCTATGGCTGTTGCCGAAAAAATAATCGGTGCTTCTATTGCCCTCGACGAGGATAAATGGTCCACTCTGGTTACTCAAGCCGTGCGGGAAGTTAGAGATCAAAAGTCAATAAAAATTATTGTTCCACCGGTACATTTCGGAACACTCGATCTGCATAAAGAGGAGCTGGACGATCTTGCCCAGGATGCGAGTGTTTCCATCTATGCGGATGGCGATCTTTCAGAGAATGATTGCGTTATTGAAACGGAATTTGGCAGAATTGATGCCGGCATTGACAGTCAGTTATCAGTCATTAAGGGAAAATTAAAAGAGCTGATGGAGGAGAATGCCTGA
- the fliI gene encoding flagellar protein export ATPase FliI, whose amino-acid sequence MNADLLIDSLSSIDSYRRFGKISRVVGLLIASRGPESSVGDVCIIHLKNERQEIKAEVVGFRDEEILLMPYTSVAHISPGCLVEATGKPLEIKVGEELLGQVCDSMGNPMSQMQFSKGFDIVPTNRKPPDPLQRPRIKEPIELGIRSINGLLTVGKGQRVGIFAGSGVGKSTLMGMVARNTSADLNVIALIGERGREVKEFLEKDLGPEGIARSIIVVSTSDQPALMRIKGAMTATAIAEYFRAQGKDVLLMMDSLTRVAMSQREIGLAVGEPPTTKGYPPSVFALLPRLLERAGTDIRGSITAFYTVLVDGDDLDEPISDTARGILDGHIVLDRALAQKGQYPAINLLKSVSRVMNEIDTPDHLRAAAHFRALLSQYTESEDLINIGAYKQGSSAAIDAAIQYHPKILSYMSQPENLTVTLDQAIAQLESDFGKENTPDVV is encoded by the coding sequence ATGAATGCGGATCTGCTGATTGATTCACTCTCATCGATTGACAGCTACCGGCGATTTGGGAAAATCAGCCGCGTTGTCGGACTTCTTATAGCCTCAAGGGGACCGGAATCATCGGTTGGCGATGTTTGTATTATCCATCTGAAAAATGAGAGACAGGAAATAAAGGCCGAAGTAGTCGGATTCAGAGATGAAGAAATTCTGCTCATGCCTTATACGTCGGTGGCTCATATTTCGCCGGGATGCCTTGTAGAAGCAACTGGTAAGCCTCTTGAAATTAAAGTCGGTGAAGAATTATTGGGCCAGGTCTGCGACAGCATGGGAAATCCGATGTCGCAAATGCAATTTTCCAAAGGATTTGACATCGTGCCGACGAACAGGAAACCGCCTGATCCGCTTCAGAGGCCGCGCATCAAAGAGCCGATCGAACTCGGCATCCGCTCGATTAATGGACTGCTAACTGTTGGCAAGGGGCAGCGTGTCGGAATATTTGCAGGAAGCGGGGTCGGCAAGAGTACTTTGATGGGAATGGTTGCCAGAAATACATCGGCTGATTTGAACGTCATTGCTTTGATTGGAGAGCGGGGCCGTGAGGTCAAAGAATTTCTTGAGAAGGATCTTGGACCGGAGGGAATTGCTCGTTCAATTATCGTTGTCTCTACAAGTGACCAGCCGGCGCTAATGAGAATTAAAGGCGCGATGACTGCAACCGCAATTGCCGAATATTTTCGGGCACAGGGAAAAGATGTGCTGCTGATGATGGATTCTTTGACACGTGTGGCGATGAGTCAGCGGGAAATTGGCCTTGCCGTCGGTGAGCCCCCAACGACAAAAGGTTATCCGCCTTCTGTTTTTGCTCTGCTGCCCAGGCTTCTCGAACGGGCGGGAACCGATATTCGTGGTTCAATCACTGCTTTTTACACTGTGCTGGTTGATGGCGATGATCTTGATGAACCGATTTCCGATACGGCGAGGGGCATTCTGGACGGTCATATAGTGCTGGACCGCGCGCTGGCTCAAAAGGGTCAGTACCCGGCGATCAATCTCCTGAAAAGTGTCAGCCGTGTCATGAATGAAATTGATACGCCGGATCATCTGAGGGCCGCTGCGCATTTTCGCGCGCTTCTCTCCCAATATACTGAATCTGAAGATTTGATCAACATTGGTGCTTATAAACAAGGCAGTTCAGCCGCAATTGATGCAGCGATTCAATATCATCCGAAAATTCTCTCTTATATGTCACAACCGGAGAATTTAACGGTGACACTTGACCAGGCTATTGCACAGCTGGAATCTGATTTTGGAAAGGAGAACACGCCAGATGTCGTTTGA
- the fliJ gene encoding flagellar export protein FliJ: MSFDFRLERVMRIAESERKNFESQYQVLYDRLEKIAYQLISLLEEKKLVQSDLERKMQNTMTIDSMKLQLINVEMADRMIEEQTLLYDQSKRQLEQLRSLLHEKAIEVKKYENMKDKKKEIYNNDLKKHEMKQMDEIAALRAVNHG; the protein is encoded by the coding sequence ATGTCGTTTGACTTTCGATTGGAACGTGTGATGAGGATAGCCGAAAGTGAGAGAAAAAACTTTGAGTCACAGTATCAGGTGTTATATGACAGGCTGGAGAAAATTGCATACCAGTTAATCAGTTTACTTGAGGAAAAGAAACTAGTGCAGTCAGATCTCGAAAGAAAAATGCAGAACACGATGACTATTGACTCTATGAAACTTCAGCTCATTAATGTTGAAATGGCTGATCGCATGATTGAGGAACAAACTTTGCTTTATGATCAGTCTAAACGCCAACTGGAGCAATTGCGGTCCCTGCTACATGAAAAAGCCATTGAAGTCAAGAAATATGAAAATATGAAGGACAAGAAAAAAGAAATTTATAATAACGATCTCAAGAAACACGAAATGAAGCAGATGGACGAGATTGCTGCACTGCGGGCCGTTAACCACGGTTGA
- a CDS encoding MotE family protein, protein MDEKKKSRFGIKLLKFFLALLIPILFLLLLTGLFLKLSGIDPVSQAKALIFGKGVSPAVQTSGVPASTSPGLKQQIANQNATIKSLQNDNNQKSDQIAQLQNQLKQAQNQANQQNQTQKSQNSAALQTVYSQTYKNMDPTKAAAIFGKLPVKQAANYINMLDDATKASILENMTPTQAAAITQLLKAPQNTNSSATITGSSSSTSVSTTIP, encoded by the coding sequence TTGGATGAGAAGAAAAAATCAAGATTTGGGATAAAGCTGCTAAAGTTTTTTCTGGCTCTTCTTATTCCTATTCTGTTCTTGCTGCTTTTGACAGGTTTATTTTTAAAACTTTCCGGGATCGATCCCGTGAGCCAGGCAAAGGCACTGATTTTTGGAAAAGGAGTAAGTCCTGCAGTCCAAACATCTGGAGTACCTGCATCTACTTCTCCGGGACTCAAGCAGCAGATTGCCAATCAGAATGCTACGATCAAAAGCCTTCAGAATGACAATAATCAGAAATCAGATCAGATTGCACAACTGCAGAATCAACTGAAACAGGCGCAAAACCAGGCAAATCAACAGAATCAGACTCAGAAAAGCCAAAATAGCGCTGCGCTCCAGACAGTGTACTCACAGACGTATAAGAACATGGATCCCACGAAAGCCGCAGCAATTTTTGGGAAACTTCCAGTAAAACAGGCTGCCAACTATATAAATATGCTGGATGATGCGACAAAAGCATCGATTCTGGAAAATATGACACCGACACAGGCAGCTGCGATCACTCAACTGCTGAAGGCACCGCAGAATACTAATTCTAGCGCGACAATTACCGGTTCGTCTTCATCGACGTCAGTTTCTACGACGATTCCTTAA
- a CDS encoding flagellar hook-length control protein FliK, whose product MKTGPIVLNVQASKTTELSKKKKSAFSPDFSFLALFNTAAQSASPPQTGNAGQKGEVRSRSGNSKHQQTRTAVSDAQLSRQAPAAGGQKSKLSEPTSMKRNHDHAAQAASAQANPHRISTDGVGRKIGETSSEIGKKPIQKNAISSAGNGKETPIVSQVVGHSKSSTQNVPLKQVTTPDQIKSDLATLISTRSGQTGSAHEVPAQNSAIASKIVETTGNFAKTESGAVQKEALPNNPNVSKAIVSPVVNLMAQNKVDRNVSQTAGARTNQALKARVDLKSEPDQPVGEKSSGDPELSASNKSINKSTQESFTVKKGTLPVSQMAARQMSHAELLASFSTVSKSEDGKPVGSQVTDQLLKWMGKPSFQIETGGTKNLTITLHPESLGKLTVSVTQTADGMTARLIAGTKTAKDLLQSGLSQLKDDLAAQGITIHQIDVSRQWQSSAPGGSQQMNQDQQQAFQNHGGHQDEQNEENQRKKSPDSVAGLQNDKAFSEWMTGGVQIG is encoded by the coding sequence ATGAAAACGGGTCCGATTGTTTTAAACGTTCAAGCGAGTAAGACCACGGAACTGAGTAAGAAGAAAAAGAGTGCATTTTCACCGGACTTTTCTTTTCTCGCATTGTTTAACACGGCGGCACAATCCGCATCCCCACCGCAAACCGGAAACGCAGGTCAGAAGGGTGAGGTTAGGTCTCGTTCAGGTAACAGTAAGCATCAGCAAACACGCACTGCAGTGAGCGATGCACAGCTTTCAAGACAGGCACCCGCTGCCGGCGGTCAGAAGAGTAAATTATCTGAACCCACTTCAATGAAGCGGAATCACGATCATGCAGCACAGGCAGCTAGTGCACAGGCCAACCCGCACAGGATATCTACAGACGGTGTGGGGAGAAAAATTGGAGAAACCTCTTCTGAAATTGGAAAAAAACCGATTCAGAAGAACGCCATCAGTTCAGCCGGTAATGGCAAGGAAACACCGATTGTATCACAGGTAGTTGGGCATTCCAAATCGTCAACTCAGAATGTGCCTTTAAAACAAGTGACGACTCCGGATCAGATTAAATCGGATCTTGCTACTTTGATTAGCACACGCTCAGGTCAGACAGGGAGTGCACATGAAGTTCCTGCTCAAAACTCGGCGATTGCTTCAAAGATTGTCGAGACCACCGGGAATTTTGCGAAGACAGAAAGCGGGGCAGTCCAAAAAGAGGCCCTTCCAAACAATCCAAATGTATCAAAGGCGATAGTATCCCCTGTAGTGAACCTTATGGCACAGAATAAAGTGGATCGAAATGTATCGCAAACTGCAGGTGCGAGGACGAACCAGGCGCTTAAAGCTAGAGTTGATTTAAAATCCGAACCGGATCAGCCCGTTGGAGAAAAATCGTCAGGTGATCCTGAACTTTCGGCAAGTAATAAATCCATCAATAAATCCACTCAAGAATCTTTTACGGTTAAAAAAGGCACTTTGCCGGTTTCTCAAATGGCAGCGAGACAAATGAGCCATGCTGAACTTCTGGCCTCTTTTTCAACTGTCAGCAAAAGTGAAGATGGGAAACCGGTTGGTTCACAAGTGACTGATCAGTTGCTCAAGTGGATGGGGAAGCCATCATTCCAGATTGAGACTGGCGGGACTAAGAATTTAACGATTACTTTGCATCCTGAAAGTCTTGGAAAGCTGACCGTGTCGGTGACCCAGACAGCTGATGGAATGACAGCACGTTTGATCGCAGGGACGAAAACAGCGAAAGATCTCCTGCAGTCCGGCCTAAGCCAGCTGAAAGATGATCTTGCTGCTCAAGGCATCACGATTCATCAGATTGATGTTTCACGGCAATGGCAAAGTTCTGCTCCAGGTGGGTCACAGCAGATGAATCAGGACCAGCAGCAAGCCTTTCAAAATCATGGCGGACATCAGGATGAGCAGAATGAGGAAAATCAGCGGAAGAAATCTCCGGATTCAGTCGCTGGTCTTCAGAACGACAAAGCATTTAGTGAATGGATGACGGGGGGTGTTCAAATAGGATGA
- a CDS encoding flagellar hook capping FlgD N-terminal domain-containing protein, whose protein sequence is MSSNVAASGSAGSTAGTTTDQTTTNPNGELSKDDFLKLLVAQMDNQDPTSPMDSGQFVTQMAQFSSLEQTQNMSSAIDQLVATQANNSLSGQATIIGKEITWTDSSTDANGNNVSTTSTGIVNAVTIKNGQISYVTDSGATVDPSTITEVSDAAGSTGASSNG, encoded by the coding sequence ATGAGCAGTAACGTAGCGGCAAGTGGATCCGCGGGAAGTACAGCAGGAACCACAACAGATCAGACGACAACTAATCCGAACGGTGAATTGAGCAAAGATGATTTTCTGAAATTGCTCGTCGCACAGATGGATAATCAGGATCCCACAAGCCCGATGGACAGTGGACAGTTTGTTACGCAAATGGCGCAATTTTCATCTTTGGAACAGACACAGAACATGAGCAGCGCGATTGACCAGCTTGTTGCGACACAAGCTAATAATTCACTTTCCGGTCAGGCAACAATAATCGGCAAAGAAATAACCTGGACAGACAGCAGTACTGATGCGAATGGTAATAATGTCTCAACGACCTCAACCGGTATCGTGAACGCTGTCACTATCAAGAATGGGCAGATCAGTTATGTGACTGACAGTGGGGCAACCGTTGATCCTTCGACGATTACGGAAGTTTCCGATGCGGCAGGAAGCACCGGGGCAAGTAGCAATGGCTAA
- a CDS encoding TIGR02530 family flagellar biosynthesis protein — translation MANIEGYPYYPIPSIGNPGHRAESKKTAETGESFKQTFNNQLNEQPVKLSRHAMERLETRNIHLSASEWNQIHDKMREAKKMGVNDSLVLTKDAALVVNTPNNTVITAMDLQEAKSHVFTNIDGAILINH, via the coding sequence ATGGCTAATATTGAGGGGTATCCTTATTATCCGATTCCTTCCATAGGCAATCCGGGACATCGTGCGGAATCGAAGAAAACTGCGGAAACAGGAGAATCGTTTAAGCAAACTTTCAATAACCAGCTGAACGAACAGCCTGTAAAATTGTCCAGACATGCCATGGAGAGGCTCGAAACAAGAAATATTCATTTGTCTGCATCGGAATGGAACCAGATCCATGATAAAATGCGTGAAGCGAAAAAAATGGGCGTCAATGATTCACTGGTTTTAACCAAGGATGCCGCACTTGTTGTCAATACGCCAAACAACACGGTCATCACGGCGATGGATCTGCAGGAAGCCAAGTCACATGTTTTCACGAATATCGATGGAGCGATATTGATTAATCATTGA
- a CDS encoding flagellar hook-basal body complex protein: protein MLLRALGSGVSGLKNFQTDLDVIGNNISNVDTTGFKTGRVNFENTFSQQMQGASANVNPTQVGLGSQVSSIDNIQTNGTVNQTGNPYDLAINGEGYFRVTNGANQYYTRAGDFKLNSAGTGFVNSQGMALDIGGTTTPGASFNTVSSFTVDQAGNITGVDKTTGNSVNLGTVNLYTFTNPGGLESVGNSLFQQSQGSGAATPAAGLGTTTSIQQNALEGSNVDLTDEMTNLIEAERAYQANSKTITTADSILQTLVSLKQAN from the coding sequence ATGTTATTACGTGCATTAGGATCAGGTGTATCAGGGCTTAAGAACTTTCAGACGGATCTCGATGTCATTGGCAACAACATTTCAAACGTCGACACCACTGGATTTAAAACGGGCCGCGTCAATTTTGAAAATACCTTCAGCCAGCAAATGCAAGGAGCAAGCGCTAATGTGAATCCGACTCAGGTAGGATTGGGATCTCAAGTTAGCTCAATTGATAACATTCAGACAAATGGAACAGTCAATCAGACAGGCAATCCGTACGATCTGGCGATTAACGGCGAAGGGTACTTCAGAGTCACTAATGGTGCCAACCAGTACTATACAAGAGCGGGTGATTTCAAACTGAACTCTGCAGGTACTGGTTTTGTAAACAGTCAAGGCATGGCTTTGGATATTGGTGGTACAACAACTCCCGGAGCATCTTTTAATACGGTGTCAAGTTTTACTGTTGATCAGGCAGGAAATATTACAGGAGTAGATAAGACAACAGGTAATTCAGTGAATTTAGGAACTGTTAATCTTTATACTTTCACCAATCCGGGTGGACTTGAAAGTGTGGGCAATTCTCTTTTTCAGCAGTCTCAGGGTTCGGGTGCTGCAACTCCTGCCGCAGGACTTGGGACGACTACCAGCATCCAGCAGAACGCTCTTGAAGGCTCAAACGTCGATCTGACCGATGAAATGACCAACCTGATTGAAGCAGAACGCGCCTACCAGGCCAACTCGAAAACGATCACGACAGCCGATTCGATTCTTCAGACGCTTGTTAGTTTGAAGCAAGCTAATTAA
- a CDS encoding flagellar FlbD family protein, whose translation MIQLTRFNDQTFVLNAFLIEQIEALPDTTITLTTGKKIVVKETVDQVTRRVNGFLKEIPSWSQAAHAEEGVLRCSKAED comes from the coding sequence ATGATTCAGTTGACACGATTTAATGACCAGACTTTTGTCCTGAATGCTTTTCTCATAGAGCAGATTGAGGCACTTCCGGATACTACGATCACATTGACGACCGGGAAGAAAATCGTTGTCAAAGAAACAGTCGATCAGGTTACTCGCCGCGTGAACGGATTTCTCAAAGAAATACCGTCGTGGTCTCAGGCGGCACATGCGGAAGAAGGTGTGCTCAGATGTTCAAAAGCAGAGGATTAA
- a CDS encoding flagellar basal body-associated FliL family protein, whose protein sequence is MFKSRGLNILFIIMILVIIGTVVAYFMLSSYAQGKTDIQNPSINEIVQDLTVSTGEITTNIQGDHFIKVEFNIQVSNRDAKNELMERSFQVKNAVIYTVSGMTPQDLQDQKGIANLEDQVENRINGFLESGHVTHVYTTEKIVQ, encoded by the coding sequence ATGTTCAAAAGCAGAGGATTAAACATCTTATTCATCATCATGATTCTGGTGATTATTGGAACAGTTGTCGCTTATTTTATGCTGTCAAGTTATGCACAGGGTAAGACCGATATTCAAAATCCGAGCATCAATGAGATCGTTCAAGATCTTACGGTTTCGACAGGCGAAATCACGACCAATATCCAGGGGGATCATTTTATCAAAGTCGAGTTCAATATCCAGGTTTCTAATAGGGATGCGAAGAACGAATTGATGGAACGGTCATTCCAGGTAAAAAATGCGGTCATTTACACAGTTTCCGGAATGACCCCTCAGGATCTTCAGGATCAGAAGGGGATCGCCAATTTGGAAGACCAGGTTGAAAACAGAATAAACGGTTTTCTGGAGAGCGGTCATGTGACCCACGTTTATACTACGGAAAAGATAGTACAATAA
- the fliM gene encoding flagellar motor switch protein FliM — protein MADILSQSEIDALLSALSTGEMNAEELKEEESKPKVRIYDFKRALRFSKDQIRSLTRIHENYARLLTSYFSAQLRTYVQISVASVDQLPYEEFIRSIPSATVLNIIEAPPLEGHLIVEVNPNIAYAMLDRLLGGVGVSMNKIENLTEIEKDLMKNLFEGSLPSLKEAWASVESEMHPNLLELETNPQFLQLVSPNETVIVISLSAMIGKSSGMINICLPHVVLEPVIPKLSMHYWMSEKKNDATEEEYQSLRKRVENSLININVLLGKSQITVHELLHLGTGDVIALNRQIDQPLTVEVGGFSKFFAQPGKKNKRMAVQIIKPIIEEDNRNE, from the coding sequence TTGGCAGATATTCTTTCACAGTCTGAAATTGATGCGTTACTCTCCGCACTTTCAACAGGCGAGATGAATGCAGAGGAATTAAAAGAAGAAGAAAGTAAACCGAAAGTCCGAATTTACGACTTTAAAAGGGCGCTGCGTTTTTCGAAAGATCAGATCAGGAGCCTGACGAGAATTCATGAGAACTACGCCAGACTGCTCACTTCTTATTTTTCAGCCCAGCTGAGAACTTATGTGCAAATTTCAGTAGCTTCAGTTGACCAGCTTCCCTATGAGGAATTTATCAGGTCCATTCCATCGGCGACTGTCCTGAATATCATCGAAGCACCGCCGCTTGAAGGACATCTGATTGTTGAAGTTAATCCAAATATTGCTTACGCCATGCTCGACCGTTTGCTGGGCGGTGTCGGGGTCAGCATGAATAAAATTGAGAATTTGACAGAAATCGAAAAAGATCTGATGAAAAACTTATTTGAAGGATCGCTTCCTTCGCTTAAAGAGGCATGGGCTTCAGTTGAAAGTGAAATGCACCCGAACTTACTTGAATTGGAAACGAATCCTCAATTTCTTCAGCTTGTTTCTCCTAATGAGACAGTGATTGTCATTTCTCTGTCAGCCATGATTGGAAAATCAAGCGGAATGATTAATATCTGTCTCCCGCATGTCGTGCTGGAGCCTGTCATTCCCAAATTATCCATGCATTATTGGATGAGCGAGAAGAAAAACGATGCAACAGAGGAGGAATATCAATCACTTCGTAAGCGCGTTGAAAATTCGTTGATCAATATCAATGTGTTGCTAGGAAAATCACAGATCACGGTCCATGAATTACTACATCTGGGCACCGGAGATGTTATTGCACTGAATCGGCAGATTGATCAGCCGCTTACGGTAGAAGTTGGCGGTTTTTCGAAATTTTTCGCTCAGCCGGGGAAGAAAAACAAGCGAATGGCTGTCCAAATCATCAAACCTATTATAGAGGAGGATAACCGTAATGAGTGA
- the fliY gene encoding flagellar motor switch phosphatase FliY — protein MSDGQLSQEEIDALLGHQTEDAKHSAQQEKNVDEQPSSPEKGPMSELEEDVLGEIGNISFGSAATALSTILNQKVEITTPEVHIVNRNKLGEEFPVPHVSVLVNYTEGFQGSCMLVIRTRDASVIADLMMGGDGKKPSTEINEMQMSAVQEAMNQMMGSSSTAMSTVFNRRIDISPPELTLMDVKTRRGIENIPDDALMFEISFRLTIGNLVDSNIMQLVPIPFGKKLVDLLMSENAGEKERQEAVTQEPSAALTVAEAADAPVSPASPASQDDRDKKVKERVSATAESKNVVHPRNVQTAEFSEFGSTSVQSEESAPRNLDLLMDIPLDVSVELGRTRKTVREVLELGPGSIIELDKLAGEAIDILVNQKYVAKGEVVVVDENFGIRITEILNHAERLKNL, from the coding sequence ATGAGTGATGGACAACTTTCACAGGAAGAAATTGATGCGCTTCTCGGTCACCAGACAGAAGACGCGAAGCATTCAGCACAGCAGGAAAAAAATGTGGACGAACAGCCCTCGTCGCCTGAAAAGGGTCCCATGTCTGAACTTGAAGAAGACGTGCTTGGCGAAATCGGGAATATTTCATTTGGTAGCGCCGCAACTGCTTTATCAACAATATTAAATCAAAAGGTCGAAATTACGACACCTGAGGTACATATTGTTAATCGGAATAAGCTGGGTGAAGAATTTCCTGTTCCACATGTTTCGGTACTCGTGAATTATACCGAGGGCTTTCAAGGATCATGCATGCTGGTGATTAGAACGAGAGATGCCAGTGTCATTGCGGATTTGATGATGGGGGGCGATGGCAAAAAGCCGTCCACAGAAATCAATGAAATGCAGATGAGCGCCGTTCAGGAAGCCATGAATCAGATGATGGGATCCTCTTCAACGGCAATGTCTACCGTGTTTAATCGCCGTATTGATATCTCACCGCCTGAATTGACTCTGATGGATGTCAAGACGAGGCGCGGTATCGAAAATATTCCAGATGATGCATTAATGTTTGAAATTTCCTTCCGTTTGACAATCGGAAATCTCGTTGATTCGAATATTATGCAGCTGGTTCCGATCCCCTTTGGAAAGAAGCTGGTTGATCTGTTGATGAGCGAAAACGCCGGTGAGAAAGAACGGCAGGAAGCCGTTACCCAAGAGCCATCTGCGGCGCTAACTGTTGCTGAAGCAGCCGATGCTCCGGTTTCCCCGGCTTCTCCGGCCAGTCAGGATGACCGGGATAAAAAAGTAAAAGAAAGGGTTTCTGCTACTGCTGAATCAAAAAATGTTGTGCACCCGAGAAATGTGCAGACGGCTGAGTTTTCCGAATTTGGAAGTACTTCGGTTCAATCCGAGGAGAGCGCACCGCGAAATTTGGATTTACTGATGGATATCCCTTTGGATGTCAGCGTTGAACTTGGACGTACGCGAAAAACAGTCCGTGAGGTATTGGAGCTGGGTCCGGGATCAATAATTGAGCTGGACAAGCTTGCAGGTGAAGCGATTGACATATTAGTCAATCAGAAATATGTTGCAAAAGGTGAAGTAGTCGTCGTTGATGAGAACTTTGGCATTCGTATTACCGAAATTCTCAATCATGCCGAGAGACTTAAAAACTTGTAA